In Bicyclus anynana chromosome 13, ilBicAnyn1.1, whole genome shotgun sequence, a genomic segment contains:
- the LOC112048019 gene encoding uncharacterized protein LOC112048019 isoform X1: MIDCCTCCGSDRKAPVSYKNSFPKKLLVAVSVVIVLAMCVTPADARSVEHRRRHQRRPDTMAELTKDTMKRPKNSSTEQYKNATRKIKHKLRNTKRFFDQDRRRLNETKEYRDGMPVWLPAVNFVDIHFHDYRTPRKAGKSITERKFAYLMPKLHKTLKEYQVIFKRLQNVQLNTSDESFNSYVAVRKHLLSNSLAKLYSTIAEIQENMVAVKMPIPHFDESRMKLETLKTKVDATQCLKNDYIAFRGYGNLLNNWYYEFRCPLNKKSDKKCAGFHAKMKEKLGNKRYKNRNNVSITS; this comes from the exons atgatCGATTGTTGTACCTGTTGTGGAAGTGATAGAAAAGCACCTGTTTCCTATAAAAACA GTTTTCCCAAAAAGCTTTTAGTAGCTGTATCCGTAGTCATAGTGCTAGCGATGTGCGTGACACCGGCCGACGCTCGTTCAGTTGAGCACAGAAGGCGACACCAAAGACGACCGGACACCATGGCGGAACTCACCAAAGACACGATGAAACGACCAAAAAACTCAAGCACCGAACAATACAAGAACGCCACGAGGAAAATCAAACACAAGCTACGCAACACAAAGAGGTTCTTCGACCAAGATCGGAGGCGCTTGAACGAGACGAAAGAGTACAGGGACGGAATGCCCGTCTGGTTGCCGGCGGTCAACTTCGTCGACATCCATTTCCACGACTACAGAACTCCGCGAAAAGCTGGGAAATCAATCACAGAACGAAAG TTTGCATACCTGATGCCAAAACTGCACAAGACGCTCAAGGAGTACCAAGTCATATTCAAGCGCCTGCAAAATGTCCAGCTGAATACATCGGACGAATCGTTCAATAGCTACGTAGCCGTCCGCAAGCATTTACTGTCAAATTCACTTGCGAAGTTATACAGCACGATCGCCGAAATACAAGAAAACATGGTCGCTGTCAAGATGCCGATACCCCATTTCGACGAAAGTCGCATGAAACTCGAAACGTTAAAGACTAAAGTCGACGCGACGCAGTGTTTAAAGAATGACTACATTGCCTTCAGGGGTTACGGGAACCTGCTCAACAATTGGTACTACGAATTCAGGTGTCCGCTTAATAAGAAAAGCGATAAGAAATGCGCGGGATTCCACGCGAAAATGAAGGAAAAACTCGGCAACAAACGGTATAAAAATCGAAACAACGTTTCTATAACGAGTTGA
- the LOC112048019 gene encoding uncharacterized protein LOC112048019 isoform X2 — protein MDVFLTGFPKKLLVAVSVVIVLAMCVTPADARSVEHRRRHQRRPDTMAELTKDTMKRPKNSSTEQYKNATRKIKHKLRNTKRFFDQDRRRLNETKEYRDGMPVWLPAVNFVDIHFHDYRTPRKAGKSITERKFAYLMPKLHKTLKEYQVIFKRLQNVQLNTSDESFNSYVAVRKHLLSNSLAKLYSTIAEIQENMVAVKMPIPHFDESRMKLETLKTKVDATQCLKNDYIAFRGYGNLLNNWYYEFRCPLNKKSDKKCAGFHAKMKEKLGNKRYKNRNNVSITS, from the exons ATGGATGTGTTTTTAACTG GTTTTCCCAAAAAGCTTTTAGTAGCTGTATCCGTAGTCATAGTGCTAGCGATGTGCGTGACACCGGCCGACGCTCGTTCAGTTGAGCACAGAAGGCGACACCAAAGACGACCGGACACCATGGCGGAACTCACCAAAGACACGATGAAACGACCAAAAAACTCAAGCACCGAACAATACAAGAACGCCACGAGGAAAATCAAACACAAGCTACGCAACACAAAGAGGTTCTTCGACCAAGATCGGAGGCGCTTGAACGAGACGAAAGAGTACAGGGACGGAATGCCCGTCTGGTTGCCGGCGGTCAACTTCGTCGACATCCATTTCCACGACTACAGAACTCCGCGAAAAGCTGGGAAATCAATCACAGAACGAAAG TTTGCATACCTGATGCCAAAACTGCACAAGACGCTCAAGGAGTACCAAGTCATATTCAAGCGCCTGCAAAATGTCCAGCTGAATACATCGGACGAATCGTTCAATAGCTACGTAGCCGTCCGCAAGCATTTACTGTCAAATTCACTTGCGAAGTTATACAGCACGATCGCCGAAATACAAGAAAACATGGTCGCTGTCAAGATGCCGATACCCCATTTCGACGAAAGTCGCATGAAACTCGAAACGTTAAAGACTAAAGTCGACGCGACGCAGTGTTTAAAGAATGACTACATTGCCTTCAGGGGTTACGGGAACCTGCTCAACAATTGGTACTACGAATTCAGGTGTCCGCTTAATAAGAAAAGCGATAAGAAATGCGCGGGATTCCACGCGAAAATGAAGGAAAAACTCGGCAACAAACGGTATAAAAATCGAAACAACGTTTCTATAACGAGTTGA